From a region of the Hemibagrus wyckioides isolate EC202008001 linkage group LG06, SWU_Hwy_1.0, whole genome shotgun sequence genome:
- the sesn1 gene encoding sestrin-1 isoform X3, translating to MRHASADNEPVKNTSLTVTALFKICTQCERLSKKDMGVRIPRPLGNGPSRFIPEKEILQVSKVDTRTQSIFEEAFSLGRFDNICLVMGFHPQYLDCFLRTQHYLLQMDGPLSRHYRHYIGIMAAARHQCSYLVNLHVNDFLQVGGDPKWLNGLDGAPQKLRALGELNKILAHRPWLLTKTHIENLLKAEEHSWSLAELIHAVVLLTHYHSLASFTFGCGITPDIHTEGGHTFRPPSLSGYCACDIANGNGALEDMVANQQDMDESGEVEVLMERMKQLQECRDEEEASQEEMATRFEREKSESMLVATTEDEECVPSRDVSRHFEDPSYGYQDFSRRGEHVPTFRVQDYSWEDHGFSLVNRLYPDVGQLLDEKFQIAYNLTYNTMAMHQGVDTSMLRRAIWNYIHCMFGIRYDDYDYGEINELLDRSFKVYIKTMVCSPEKTTKRMYESFWRQFQHSEKVHVNLLLMEARMQAELLYALRAITRYMT from the exons atgagacaCGCATCGGCAGATAACGAGCCTGTGAAAAACACTTCGCTAACAGTGACAGCTTTGTTTAAAATTTGCACACAATGCGAGCGGCTTAGTAAAAAG GACATGGGAGTGCGAATCCCCAGGCCACTGGGAAACGGACCAAGCAGATTTATCCCAGAGAAAGAG ATCCTTCAAGTCAGCAAAGTGGACACCAGAACGCAGTCCATATTCGAGGAGGCCTTTTCACTCGGCCGGTTCGACAACATCTGCCTGGTGATGGGCTTCCATCCACAGTATCTGGACTGCTTCCTGAGGACGCAGCATTACCTGCTTCAGATGGACGGACCCTTATCTCGCCACTACAGGCACTACATAGGCATAATG GCCGCTGCCAGACACCAGTGTTCATATTTGGTCAATCTACACGTGAATGATTTCCTGCAGGTTGGGGGTGACCCCAAGTGGCTGAATGGACTAGACGGAGCCCCGCAGAAGCTGCGAGCCCTGGGGGAACTCAACAAGATCCTGGCTCACCGGCCGTGGTTGCTCACAAAAACGCACATTGAG aatcTACTGAAGGCCGAGGAGCACAGTTGGTCTTTAGCCGAGCTGATCCATGCCGTCGTGCTGCTCACACACTACCATTCTCTCGCTTCATTCACCTTCGGCTGTGGGATCACGCCAGACATTCACACCGAAGGAGGACACACTTTCAGACCTCCCTCACTCAGCGGCTACTGCGCCTGCGACATTGCAAACGGCAATGGTGCTCTGGAGGACATGGTGGCAAACCAGCAG gataTGGATGAGTCAGGCGAGGTGGAAGTGCTGATGGAGAGGATGAAGCAGCTGCAGGAGTGTCGCGATGAAGAGGAGGCCAGTCAGGAGGAGATGGCCACACGCTTTGAGAGGGAGAAGTCGGAGAGCATGTTGGTGGCCACAACAG AAGACGAGGAGTGCGTTCCATCTCGTGACGTCTCGAGGCACTTCGAAGACCCCAGTTACGGCTACCAAGACTTCTCCAGGAGAGGAGAACACGTGCCCACCTTCAGAGTGCAG GACTACAGCTGGGAGGACCACGGCTTCTCCTTGGTGAACCGGCTGTACCCGGACGTCGGCCAGCTGCTGGACGAGAAATTCCAGATTGCGTACAATCTCACCTACAACACAATGGCCATGCACCAGGGTGTAGATACCTCCATGCTCCGCCGAGCCATCTGGAACTACATCCACTGCATGTTTGGGATCAG GTATGATGATTACGATTACGGCGAGATCAATGAGTTGCTGGACCGCAGCTTTAAAGTCTACATCAAGACCATGGTGTGCAGCCCGGAGAAGACCACCAAGAGGATGTATGAGAGTTTCTGGAGGCAGTTTCAGCACTCTGAGAAG GTCCATGTAAATTTGCTTCTTATGGAAGCGCGCATGCAGGCAGAACTGCTCTATGCTCTGAGAGCTATCACTCGCTATATGACATGA
- the armc2 gene encoding armadillo repeat-containing protein 2 isoform X1 has product MASVERKQEKQGPFYRGYGIRRQTSAEIVTEARRSLRTLQTRRPFTPREEHRQLFGGSARTRDGRPPSSFSLHARNFDAPDSRPNSGTRLSPLEHKSRFPVSPDEDCSKGVPKPPAEQKDKRGGAGGGARTRLVRARSLMIIPSVMQHDANDPRTEGVDEAISSTNPPQHEPFHLHSSSKQEKMEQSSKHIPNKHRPNEHSRTPRPSSADLSPGKGTKRDAERGRRDSTGSDETVFWTSEVLPVLEMFESVALGGTVSKETMERLCDACTGLHNVLSENGMLGKRFKNRSSVLRALFRLIDLGSDRLNLTLAKLILELDVSGNNLLNICKLVFKISRNSKNDSLFQDNGVIDSLLSVIQREDFSSSGEIVLYCTGSLKLLSGNSALTRLLLAKDFIPVSLQLSQHLIQITDPKASPTPDQHNISGHILVQVTAALRNVADLSESRAAFLSSSVFSTLCAVIDRHRDDQDVCLNVARIFSKLSSYAECCCALAETSSCYRLFLALLCKHSRKQALVVRLLFTLGNLAARSDQARQRICEEERSIDVLLELFQNYLRVPRDKPDEDEDVLIKLIRVLANLSIHPVIGSALASNTLCVQLLLKVMEVRSVEESAELVVNASTTINNLSFYQSESSVIRVQHKHVSELLLRLLLSSNMDAMLEATRVFGNLSQIEEVQRFIIRNKVHRFVVALLDSKNPDVCFSACGVLTNLSVDPTGRSVINQEGAVHKLIDCLRDFGPQDWFLAAQVCQTLWNCTDEAEGREEFAQELLEILCLYSDQKALQWPSSDDIKAYQEACWELEFLPVAEMLKKRMRRYANLPETICDTS; this is encoded by the exons ATGGCCTCGGTGGAGCGTAAGCAGGAAAAGCAGGGACCCTTCTACCGTGGTTATGGCATCAGAAGACAGACGAGTGCAGAGATAGTGACCGAAGCCCGGCGTTCTCTCAGGACTCTTCAGACACGCCGGCCGTTCACGCCGAGAGAGGAGCATCGCCAGCTTTTTGGAGGATCTGCTCGCACACGTGATGGAAGGCCGCCATCTTCATTCAg CCTTCATGCTCGGAATTTCGATGCGCCCGATTCCAGGCCGAATTCAGGGACCCGACTCTCGCCTCTGGAACAC AAATCTAGGTTCCCAGTTTCACCGGACGAAGACTGCAGCAAAGGTGTGCCCAAACCTCCAGCTGAGCAAAAGGACAAAAgaggaggagctggaggaggagctCGGACAAGGCTCGTCAGAGCAAGATCGCTTATGATCATACCCTCTGTGATGCAACATGATGCAAATG atCCTCGAACCGAAGGTGTTGATGAAGCAATCTCGAGCACGAATCCACCCCAGCATGAGCCTTTCCACCTACATTCCAGTTCCAAACAAGAAAAGATGGAGCAATCCTCCAAACACAtaccaaacaaacacagaccaAACGAACACAG cagaACTCCACGGCCCAGCAGTGCTGACTTATCTCCAGGAAAAGGAACAAAAAGAG ATGCTGAGCGTGGCCGCAGAGACTCGACAGGAAGTGACGAGACCGTCTTCTGGACCTCCGAGGTGCTTCCTGTGCTGGAGATGTTTGAGTCGGTTGCTCTAG GAGGAACTGTGTCAAAGGAGACCATGGAGCGCCTGTGTGACGCCTGCACCGGTCTCCATAACGTCCTGTCAGAGAACGGCATGCTGGGAAAGCGGTTTAAGAACAGGTCCTCCGTTCTCCGTGCGCTGTTCCGACTGATCGATTTGGGATCGGATCGTCTGAACCTGACTCTCGCCAAACTCATACTGGAG CTCGACGTCAGCGGAAACAACTTGCTAAACATTTGCAAGCTCGTCTTTAAAATAAGCCGGAATTCCAAAAACGACTCCCTGTTCCAGGACAACGGCGTTATAG attCCCTCCTCTCAGTGATCCAGCGTGAGGATTTTAGCAGCAGCGGAGAGATTGTTCTGTACTGCACAGGCTCCCTGAAGCTCCTCTCAGGAAACAGCGCCCTCACCAGGCTGCTCCTAGCTAAAGACTTCATCCCAGTCTCGCTCCAGCTCTCTCAGCATCTGATCCAGATAACTGACCCTAAAGCTTCACCTACACCGGATCAGCACAACATCTCAGGACATATTCTGGTGCAG GTGACGGCGGCGCTGAGGAATGTGGCCGACTTGTCCGAGTCCCGTGCTGCATTTTTATCCAGCAGTGTCTTCTCCACGCTGTGCGCAGTCATCGATCGTCACCGAGATGACCAAGACGTCTGCCTTAACGTAGCAAGGATATTTAG CAAACTGTCCTCTTATGCCGAGTGCTGCTGTGCGCTAGCCGAGACCTCGAGCTGCTACAGGCTATTTTTAGCTCTGTTGTGCAAACACAGCAGGAAACAG GCTCTGGTGGTGCGTCTCCTCTTCACGTTAGGAAACCTAGCAGCAAGGAGCGACCAGGCCAGACAGAGAATCTGCGAGGAGGAAAGATCCATAGATGTTCTCTTAGAGCTTTTCCAGAACTACCTGCGAGTCCCCAGGGACAAACCGGACGAGGACGAGGACGTTCTGATCAAGCTGATCCGAGTGCTCGCTAATCTGTCCATTCACCCCGTCATAGGCTCGGCTCTGGCGTCTAACACACTGTGTGTGCAGCTACTACTGAAAGTGATGG AGGTCAGGTCCGTGGAGGAGAGCGCCGAGTTAGTTGTAAATGCTTCAACTACCATCAACAACCTGTCCTTCTACCAATCAGAGAGCTCCGTCATCCGAGTCCAGCACAAACATGTCTCTGAAT tgttgctcAGGCTGCTATTAAGCTCCAACATGGACGCAATGTTAGAGGCTACACGTGTGTTCGGGAATCTCTCTCAGATTGAAGAAGTGCAGCGGTTTATCATCAGaaacaaag tacacaGGTTTGTTGTGGCTCTGCTCGACTCTAAGAACCCTGATGTGTGTTTCTCGGCTTGTGGAGTCCTCACGAACCTCTCCGTAGATCCCACCGGCAGAAGCGTGATAAACCAGGAAGGAGCCGTACACAA GTTGATTGACTGCTTGCGGGATTTTGGGCCTCAGGACTGGTTTCTGGCTGCTCAGGTGTGTCAGACACTGTGGAACTGCACCGACGAAGCTGAGGGGAGAGAGGAGTTTGCACAAGAGCTGCTGGAGATACTGTGTCTTTATtcag ACCAGAAAGCTTTGCAGTGGCCCTCGAGTGACGATATAAAGGCGTACCAGGAGGCATGCTGGGAGCTGGAGTTTTTACCCGTTGCTGAGATGCTGAAGAAACGCATGAGGAGATACGCAAACCTCCCGGAAACCATCTGCGACACTTCCTGA
- the armc2 gene encoding armadillo repeat-containing protein 2 isoform X2, translating to MASVERKQEKQGPFYRGYGIRRQTSAEIVTEARRSLRTLQTRRPFTPREEHRQLFGGSARTRDGRPPSSFSLHARNFDAPDSRPNSGTRLSPLEHKSRFPVSPDEDCSKGVPKPPAEQKDKRGGAGGGARTRLVRARSLMIIPSVMQHDANDPRTEGVDEAISSTNPPQHEPFHLHSSSKQEKMEQSSKHIPNKHRPNEHRTPRPSSADLSPGKGTKRDAERGRRDSTGSDETVFWTSEVLPVLEMFESVALGGTVSKETMERLCDACTGLHNVLSENGMLGKRFKNRSSVLRALFRLIDLGSDRLNLTLAKLILELDVSGNNLLNICKLVFKISRNSKNDSLFQDNGVIDSLLSVIQREDFSSSGEIVLYCTGSLKLLSGNSALTRLLLAKDFIPVSLQLSQHLIQITDPKASPTPDQHNISGHILVQVTAALRNVADLSESRAAFLSSSVFSTLCAVIDRHRDDQDVCLNVARIFSKLSSYAECCCALAETSSCYRLFLALLCKHSRKQALVVRLLFTLGNLAARSDQARQRICEEERSIDVLLELFQNYLRVPRDKPDEDEDVLIKLIRVLANLSIHPVIGSALASNTLCVQLLLKVMEVRSVEESAELVVNASTTINNLSFYQSESSVIRVQHKHVSELLLRLLLSSNMDAMLEATRVFGNLSQIEEVQRFIIRNKVHRFVVALLDSKNPDVCFSACGVLTNLSVDPTGRSVINQEGAVHKLIDCLRDFGPQDWFLAAQVCQTLWNCTDEAEGREEFAQELLEILCLYSDQKALQWPSSDDIKAYQEACWELEFLPVAEMLKKRMRRYANLPETICDTS from the exons ATGGCCTCGGTGGAGCGTAAGCAGGAAAAGCAGGGACCCTTCTACCGTGGTTATGGCATCAGAAGACAGACGAGTGCAGAGATAGTGACCGAAGCCCGGCGTTCTCTCAGGACTCTTCAGACACGCCGGCCGTTCACGCCGAGAGAGGAGCATCGCCAGCTTTTTGGAGGATCTGCTCGCACACGTGATGGAAGGCCGCCATCTTCATTCAg CCTTCATGCTCGGAATTTCGATGCGCCCGATTCCAGGCCGAATTCAGGGACCCGACTCTCGCCTCTGGAACAC AAATCTAGGTTCCCAGTTTCACCGGACGAAGACTGCAGCAAAGGTGTGCCCAAACCTCCAGCTGAGCAAAAGGACAAAAgaggaggagctggaggaggagctCGGACAAGGCTCGTCAGAGCAAGATCGCTTATGATCATACCCTCTGTGATGCAACATGATGCAAATG atCCTCGAACCGAAGGTGTTGATGAAGCAATCTCGAGCACGAATCCACCCCAGCATGAGCCTTTCCACCTACATTCCAGTTCCAAACAAGAAAAGATGGAGCAATCCTCCAAACACAtaccaaacaaacacagaccaAACGAACACAG aACTCCACGGCCCAGCAGTGCTGACTTATCTCCAGGAAAAGGAACAAAAAGAG ATGCTGAGCGTGGCCGCAGAGACTCGACAGGAAGTGACGAGACCGTCTTCTGGACCTCCGAGGTGCTTCCTGTGCTGGAGATGTTTGAGTCGGTTGCTCTAG GAGGAACTGTGTCAAAGGAGACCATGGAGCGCCTGTGTGACGCCTGCACCGGTCTCCATAACGTCCTGTCAGAGAACGGCATGCTGGGAAAGCGGTTTAAGAACAGGTCCTCCGTTCTCCGTGCGCTGTTCCGACTGATCGATTTGGGATCGGATCGTCTGAACCTGACTCTCGCCAAACTCATACTGGAG CTCGACGTCAGCGGAAACAACTTGCTAAACATTTGCAAGCTCGTCTTTAAAATAAGCCGGAATTCCAAAAACGACTCCCTGTTCCAGGACAACGGCGTTATAG attCCCTCCTCTCAGTGATCCAGCGTGAGGATTTTAGCAGCAGCGGAGAGATTGTTCTGTACTGCACAGGCTCCCTGAAGCTCCTCTCAGGAAACAGCGCCCTCACCAGGCTGCTCCTAGCTAAAGACTTCATCCCAGTCTCGCTCCAGCTCTCTCAGCATCTGATCCAGATAACTGACCCTAAAGCTTCACCTACACCGGATCAGCACAACATCTCAGGACATATTCTGGTGCAG GTGACGGCGGCGCTGAGGAATGTGGCCGACTTGTCCGAGTCCCGTGCTGCATTTTTATCCAGCAGTGTCTTCTCCACGCTGTGCGCAGTCATCGATCGTCACCGAGATGACCAAGACGTCTGCCTTAACGTAGCAAGGATATTTAG CAAACTGTCCTCTTATGCCGAGTGCTGCTGTGCGCTAGCCGAGACCTCGAGCTGCTACAGGCTATTTTTAGCTCTGTTGTGCAAACACAGCAGGAAACAG GCTCTGGTGGTGCGTCTCCTCTTCACGTTAGGAAACCTAGCAGCAAGGAGCGACCAGGCCAGACAGAGAATCTGCGAGGAGGAAAGATCCATAGATGTTCTCTTAGAGCTTTTCCAGAACTACCTGCGAGTCCCCAGGGACAAACCGGACGAGGACGAGGACGTTCTGATCAAGCTGATCCGAGTGCTCGCTAATCTGTCCATTCACCCCGTCATAGGCTCGGCTCTGGCGTCTAACACACTGTGTGTGCAGCTACTACTGAAAGTGATGG AGGTCAGGTCCGTGGAGGAGAGCGCCGAGTTAGTTGTAAATGCTTCAACTACCATCAACAACCTGTCCTTCTACCAATCAGAGAGCTCCGTCATCCGAGTCCAGCACAAACATGTCTCTGAAT tgttgctcAGGCTGCTATTAAGCTCCAACATGGACGCAATGTTAGAGGCTACACGTGTGTTCGGGAATCTCTCTCAGATTGAAGAAGTGCAGCGGTTTATCATCAGaaacaaag tacacaGGTTTGTTGTGGCTCTGCTCGACTCTAAGAACCCTGATGTGTGTTTCTCGGCTTGTGGAGTCCTCACGAACCTCTCCGTAGATCCCACCGGCAGAAGCGTGATAAACCAGGAAGGAGCCGTACACAA GTTGATTGACTGCTTGCGGGATTTTGGGCCTCAGGACTGGTTTCTGGCTGCTCAGGTGTGTCAGACACTGTGGAACTGCACCGACGAAGCTGAGGGGAGAGAGGAGTTTGCACAAGAGCTGCTGGAGATACTGTGTCTTTATtcag ACCAGAAAGCTTTGCAGTGGCCCTCGAGTGACGATATAAAGGCGTACCAGGAGGCATGCTGGGAGCTGGAGTTTTTACCCGTTGCTGAGATGCTGAAGAAACGCATGAGGAGATACGCAAACCTCCCGGAAACCATCTGCGACACTTCCTGA